The Hordeum vulgare subsp. vulgare chromosome 4H, MorexV3_pseudomolecules_assembly, whole genome shotgun sequence genomic interval GACAACTCTAGCCGGCAGCAGGGAGTTGGTGGGTGTGCTGAGGGTGGAGATCACCAGGAGCAGACACAAGGAGACATTTCCCCgctaatacgtctccgtcgtatctataattttttattgttccatgccaatattatacaactttcacatatttttggaaatattttatatgatttgttggactaacatattgatccagtgccaactgccagttcctgtttgttgcatgttttttgttttgcagaatatccatattAAACAAAGTCCAAAGGTGATAAAAATGTATGGAGAATTACTTTGGAATATatatgatttttgggaggtggaatcaacgtaaACGGAGGCCCACGGCCTCCACTACCCAACATGGCGCAACCCATATCCCCTCGTGCGGCCTGCCCACTAGTGGCCACACCGTGAGTCAGGTTGGGCTATTCTTCGGGCGCAAGAAATATAAATTACTAAAAAAAATCAGCCCGATCAGTGATACGGTTCTctaggaatttaagaaatggtgaagggctagAAACCAGGAGCGTGAAACAatagagaacagagagggagatcctccgccgccatggagtccatgaaccagagggggaactctccttccATCTAggagggaggccaaggaagaagaataaggagtggggctctctcccctctctctgggtggtgccggagtgccgacggggcaaggagcatgacggtgatctacatcaacaatcttgccgctgTCAACACCAACTCTATCCCCCTCTATTCAGTGGTGTGACACCTCTTTTCTCACTTTAactctctacttgaacatggtgctcaacactacatactatttcccaatgatatatggctatcctatgatgtttgagtagattcgttttgtcctacgggttatttGTGAtacgatgttattgatatgagttgtgtgttgaaatattggtgtcctaaggtgccttccgtgaggcacaCATGTGAAGGATACACGTTGGAGggtttgcaacatgttcatgattcgcttatattgGGTGGCGACAGTGagagaaacttacacccgagtaagggagttgtgcgtctatgggagtaaagaggatttgatgtttaatgccatggtggttttaccttaatgatttctagtagttgcggatgcttgctagaggtccaatcataagtgcatgtgatccaagtacagaaagtgtgttagcgtatgcctatcCCTCATTGAACATGATAACTATCtaccatgttatattcaattgcctatggacaatatttttcttgcgttacacaaaaagctttctactaaacaacaccTAACTTTCTGTTTACTTGTtcgttattatcttgcaaacctatctattacacctactaagtacttctagttttattcttgttttaggtaaagcaaatgttaagtgtgcgtagagttgtatcggtggtcgatagaacttgagagaatatttcttCTACCTTTAGCCCCTcaatgggttcgacactcttatttatcaaaaagggctacaaacgatccactatacttgtggattatcaagacctttttctggtgccgttgccggggagcaatagcgtggggtgaatattctcgtgtgtgcttgtttgctttatcactaagtagtaaCCAATGGTTGAATAACCACCCAAAATCTATCATACTACTGAAGCTTTTTACTTCGATCATCTTCGATCCCTatgtgctcgtgctgaaaccccaactagtcTAGTTGAGGACAAATCAttagatgagcatgcttattatgtgcgacactgcttatctcaaaaagggaacttttatggcatcatattaatacttttCATTGCTATgtttggaatttatgtgaaatatatgattttacttCTTGTTGTGAAGACCCTAAAAAACACCTTCTCTACCAATGTAAGTTTAGTGATAATGGAATCTTATCTTCTTATGCTAAAGGTGTTTATATTTATTATGATggtgaacaaattgaagaatttgttgcttttaagggtgcttatgaaatttcttctttgattgaaaagtatgatgctactctttacaaatctgaaatttttgccatacttaaatattgataTGAAAAATATGCTTATAATGCTTAATTATGTTAAACTATATATTGAGGACACCTCTCTTGTCCAAGAAGAGATTAATCTTTTGCAGGAGTCTATAGAAAAATAAattgatgaaactgtgagctcattagatgaaaaagatgatgaggagagtgaagaacaaaaggacgAAGAGCGGATTTGCTATCCGTgcgcaccttctaatgagagtaactattcaactcatacattgtttaatttccctttgtgcttaccaaaggatgaatgctatgataagtgCTATGATCGTGttgattcttttgaaatatccctttttgatgaaattgatgcttgctatgcttgtccaagaggccaatatgaattatgcttgtgaagatgaacttgctattgtTCCTTATATTAAGCATGATTTTTTTGCTATTACACCCACACACGATAGTCATATTATctgtttgaattctcccaactacaccatatcggagaagtttgcacttattaaggattatattgatggcttGCGTTTTACCACTATACATGATGATTTTgaaggatataatatgcatgtgcttgctactcCTACTTGTAAATATTataagagaggaactacatctccacctctttatgtttcgagcactataaaattgcaagaaactacttatgctatgtattggcctttacttgatgtgcatgaattgttcttttatagcatgccaatgcataggaagacagtcaagcttcgtcattgcatgatatatgttgatTTTTCCTCACTACTAATTACAAAtcgttgttaattaaaattgtctttgatataccttgggatccgggtggatcaattaatTGAGCACTATATgcgtagcttaatggctttaaagaaagcgctgccagggagacaacctaTAAACTTTAAagtgtcatttatttctgttgagtgcttttaaaggtttaaaaaaatatagaggggaacttaaaactttttcaaaaagagaagcgattggaagattatgcattggagaagtgagggtcgaccttgaacacttgtgttcatgctcatggaaacaatgttgaattttttatgaatttctcacaaaaataattattcccttgtacaaatccattgtattgTAAAAATAATGAgccaagattttcctttaggatgattagattgcttgttggtatgtgcggtccaaaaacagaaactttggctatagtgcatgaatttacattttttactggGACGAGTAAATTTtcggaaatttttacacagtaatgctgtccaatttttttatttcttaatattttttcagaattattttatttatagaagtatggtcaatgttcagattactacTAACTGTCCtgcttttgacacattctgtttttgatgcattgtttagctcgttttgatgaaactgtcGATTGTATAGGTGGTATAAGCAATGGAGAAGTTATATTGTAGTAGTTATAATGCAAAAAATTATTAATGAGTTTTCAACAGTACTTAAtgtagtaatttgcattattatactaacCGGTCTCAAGAGTTTTCCGTAAacttttgtgtgaatgaagtgttcAAATATCGAGTAGGTCTCCATATGAGGACAAGGCGGAGAGGCAAAGAGTTcatgcttgggatgcccaaggaagcccaaggaaatatccaaggagactcaagcgtctaagtttggggatgccccgaaaggtattccatctttcttcaacaagtaccAATATGTTTTCGTCTTCGTTTCGTTcacgtgatatgcgtaaatcttggagcgtcttttgtctttcgttttcacttttattttatgaaccatgctggtatgagatagtccatggttaaTTATAAAATGCTCATTgcacttcatttatatcttttgagtatggctttatagaatgcttcttgcacttcacttatatcatttgaagtttggattgccagtttctctacatatagaaaaccgttatttgtagaatgcgtttctgcttcacttatatttattagagcatggtatTTTGTAGACAGAATTAaagtctcatgcttcacttatacctatttagagagtcaaaaggaattgatcatttacatggttagtcatacaatcctacataaaacttgtagataacTTAGTATGGtatgtttgattccctgcaaTGGTTTTGTACATTAAGATaataatatgtgggtgcactatttgatgattgtggattagtaagaatattgatgtttagGTTTGTGGTTTATGAAGCATGCACGTACAGTCCCtggttatgtgatgaagttggagcataatttgtcCTTTTTTTGAAATCCTCTGTGCTGTTATAATCGGAGTCGTGCGATGGTTCAATCCTCTCAACCTTctacctaggggcatgcgagtagtgctttgtttcgagagagctaataaaatctttcaATGAGTGTATGTGTTCTTTAtggctaatgtgagtccatggcttATACGCACTCTAACCTTTcagcaatttgctagcctctacggtaccgtgcattgctctTTCTCACTTCGagagtcggtgcaaacttcgatggtgcatccaaaccccgtgatgtgATACGCTCACACATAAGCCTtactatatcttcctcaaaacaaccatcatacctacctattatggcattttcatagccattccgagatatattgcaatgcaacttccatcgcttccgttttgatgacttgagcattcattgtcatattgctttccatgatcgtaagatagctagcatggtaTTTCCATGACTTGTCCGTTTTTTATGTCCgtgttacgctagatcattgcacatcccggtacactatcagAGACATTCATAtaaagtcatactttgttctaggtatcgatttgtaatattgagttgtaagtaaatataagTATGATGATGAGCTAATTCTAGTAGTTTGAAAAGCAAAATTAAAGTCATAAACTCGATTTGTAATATGAGCGGCTAGAGAATTTGGAACCTGCTCCCCTTTGGAACATAAGAACATCTATAACCGGATCCCTTAAATGACTCCTTATATATTCATAGACGCGTCGGATGAGTGACCggacaggagaaagaaaaaaattaaCCCCATCAGACCCCTCATATTATTTTTATATGCTCGGGCTGTCCGCAAACCCTCATATGCATCTCAAATATGGAGAGTATATGAGGGCTCGCGGACAGACACGGACACGCCCCGGCCAGTTCGCCACATAGGACGCGGCCCCACCACGGACcacatttttttctttatttattctttacTTTCTCTCTATTTCTCTCCATCAATCTTTCTTTCTCTTcatcaatcacgtgcaagtgacctGACATATGGGGAAGAAAATGACGAGTGTGCATTCACGTACGGACAAATAAGGGACACGTCCGGTCACTGACCGGACGCGTTCGCAGGTGTTTAAGGGTCTGGATTTGCAAGTCGTGGCTGAAGATACTctgagagcatctacaaccggacccctCAAATGACCTCTCATACGTCCGCGGATGCGCCCGGGCTATCCGCCACATAGGACGCGACCTCATACCAgacctcctttttcttttcttcattcgttctttttcttcctctcATTCTTTTCAGCAATCATGTGCAAGTGACCGGATAtatgaggaaaaaaaagaaatgTGGTTCTGCAGACGGACAAATAGATGACACACCCTGTCACTAGTTAAAACTTTACACGTTTGCATCGTAATCTCAGTTGTGTGATCTTAAGAAAGCATCATGCTTTCAAAGCAAAAGCATCTAAAAGGCCATGAGACGTGTAGTAATCTTCGTATAATCCGATGTTCTACGAAATTCGGATACGAGGGTAGACCAAAGGACGCGGTCGTGACTAGTTAAACGGCGCTAAAAAGCAGTTTATCTCCCTTTATGATGCAATCAAGCCTATCTCAAACTACTTTAACGGGTTTTTGTTGGCTACCAAAGTACCAAAGTGCATATGGTTCCAAAATCAAAACCAAAACTAAACCCCGTTTCACATTTCAGGCCACGCGCGTTAAAAACCCGCGAAAATAGCATTTTCCAGTCAGCCCTCTTTCCCTCAACTCTGACCACAGCCCAACGAACCACCACACCAGCCATGGCAACCACCCTCGCCACCGACGTCCGTCTCTCCATCGCACACCAGACCCGCTTCGCCCTCCGCCTCGCTTCCGCCATCTCCTCCAACCCCGAGCGTGCTGCCGGCAATGTCGCCTTCTCTCCGCTCTCCCTGCACGTCGCACTCAGTCTCATCACCGCTGGCGCGGGCGGCGCCACCCGTGACCAGCTCGTCGCCATACTCGGAGATGGGGGTGCAGGTGACGCCAAGGAACTGAACGCGCTCGCGGAGCAGGTGGTGCAATTTGTGCTCGCCAATGAGTCCAGCACCGGTGGCCCGCGCATCGCCTTCGCCAACGGCATCTTTGTCGATGCGTCGCTCTCGCTCAAGCCTTCCTTCGAGGAGCTCGCTGTGTGCCAGTACAAGGCCAAGACACAGTCCGTGGATTTCCAGCATAAGGTGACCCCCTTTCCTTGGGCAGCTTGTTTGTTGAAACAACGTCAGCTATTTCTCTGAAAAAAGAGAGTACACGATTTCCTCACTAAAACATTAGTATGTTTTCTTGCACTTTCAGCTTCAGTATTACATCATGTTCTTTCAAATTATTTTTGAAAGTTGTTTGATTGTCAAAAGTTCGGTGGCACATCATGATCTACTGCTTAGCATTTTCCAGTTGTCCTAAATTATGTATTGTCATTTTTCTTAgttttggtcatgctagaaactACAACTATATTACGTATTGTAATTTCTCCATTTGTCCTAATGCTGATGTATTGTTCCTTGGTCTAGACTCTAGAAGCTGTTGGTCAAGTGAACTCATGGGTAGAGCAAGTCACCACAGGTCTCATCAAACAGATCCTTCCTCCAGGATCTGTTGACAATACTACAAAACTGGTCCTTGGTAATGCTCTTTATTTCAAAGGGGCCTGGGATCAAAAGTTTGATGAATCAAATACAAAATGTGACAGTTTCCACCTTCTTGACGGGAGCTCAATTCAAACACAATTCATGTCCAGTACAAAGAAGCAATACATTTCCTCTTCCGACAACTTGAAGGTACTTAAGCTTCCTTACGCGAAGGGTCATGACAAGAGGCAGTTTTCCATGTACATTCTTCTTCCTGGAGCACAAGATGGTCTCTGGAGTTTGGCCAAGCGGTTGAGCACTGAACCGGAGTTCATCGAGAACCATATCCCAAAGCAGACGGTTGAAGTTGGTCGGTTCCAGCTCCCCAAGTTCAAGATATCATATCAATTTGAAGCATCTAGCTTGCTCAGAGCTTTGGGTCTCCAATTGCCATTTAGCGAAGAGGCTGATCTGTCAGAGATGGTGGATTCTTCGCAAGGGCTGGAAATCTCACATGTCTTCCACAAGTCGTTTGTCGAAGTGAACGAAGAAGGAACTGAGGCTGGCGCAGCTACAGTTGCAATGGGCGTGGCCATGTCAATGCCCCTGAAGGTGGATTTGGTGGATTTTGTCGcgaatcaccctttcctcttccttATTCGGGAAGACATTGCCGGTGTGGTGGTCTTCGTAGGTCATGTGACCAATCCCCTCATATCTGCATAATGTGCTTGCTATGAATCTGCTGTCCTGGGAGTGACCTCTTCTATATCATTTAGAGTAAAACATGTAATAAGTGGATGGTTTCAACATCTGACCATGATGCCCATGTAATAAATACAATAAATGCTCATGTTCCTTTTATAATAGCATGCTTTTTGTGAGATGTGTATAGAAGGACCGGAAATTGCCTTTGGCTCCCGAGCTCCctggaggcctttaaattcaaactcTAAATTTCGTGAAATTTCACAttttaatatttcaaaaaaatctgaaaaaaatacatagatagatgaaggtataatacataagtgtgtaaattttcagaacaaaatacgttgaaatgagggccGTGCAAACAAGACAAATCTGAaaccttttaacacatgttactattcatatttcagaccatgaatttgtcttttttgtacagacCGCGTTTCAAAGTATTTCGACCTGAAATTTGACACGCACacggatcatatccttatttagttgtattttttttcagattttttggaactaaatttttttaattttgatttttttcaaaaatttcggcctccatggctcccgggagccaaaCATCCGTTCTCTAAACAATGATCTAGAATTGGTATTGagcatttattttctttttaagtTGTTTGTGAGCTTTAACCACATATAAAAGAGATCCATGCTATATCATTTTTGCCTGCTTCATGTATGCTCCTCAATATTGTGTGTTTATTGTTGGTAACAGGATATTCCGGTGATCTTTCAAAACAAGTGAAGCATGGGGAGTCGTGTGGTAGCTAAGCAAGTATGGTGAACCAGATGGGGTTGGGAGGTATAGGCCGAATGGGGGCCAATAAACTTGGGTGATGCTACATATTTTTTTTGTGCCACCAAAAAATACACACTTTTCCTTGTAATATGGAGTGTAGGGCACTGGCAACTAAGAATaacaaggtcaaaggggatttggttGTGATGGACCAATGCGATATTTGTGTCTTGGAGGCACAAGATGAATTTCACGCAGTTGTTACAAATCATAGGAAGAGCCATTTGCGAGGACTAGGCCGATCCATAATGGTTTCTATCCATGTTAAGAACGAAAGTGGCTCCTCTGTCGTGCCCTGTGTGTCGTTGGGCCACTGACATGTCGGCCAGATTTCCAACAGGCCCACATGCCAGTGATAGAACGATAGTGCGCCGAACGACACATGATCCTCATGCGTTAAGAACATGCGACGACGAGGAGCAGCAAATGTGTTGCTGCTATTTTGGATGTTCTGGCATGTTCACAATAAAATGATTCATGAGGATATCCCATCGATGGAGTCAATTGGTTTGGTTCATGCAAAGTGTCACTAACTTCGTCCAACTAGCTACAAGACTTGTTTTTAAATTGATGATTCTTAGGGCATATCCAACACTCATCCTCAAACTTGAAAGTgctttatatcgactagagggggtgaataggagatttttagaatttcatcactgaggaaattcctcactgatgactaacttacagcggaaacagtaaaggatcagaagtgcaaagtttcacaacagcagattttcagagtgaggaatgtgaatacagattgcacagtgagcaggcacgcagaaaacagatgaggattaactagcgtgaagaatttggggttgaggaatttcagagaaagtcttcagcaaattcttcaaacagtagcagtgaaagtcatcaacacataatttgaggaaagtaaggagttgaggaattagaacccgtttcacagcgaatacagtagttgatgacccgattccaactgctgtgacagtcgtacatctggtttggagcggcttggtattgaaatcaaaggacacaaagtcccgggacacacagtccctaccgtgttctccttgggctaagaacacacagtcctcgcccaacactcgtggtaagtcttcagggcagacttccaaaccctcacaaacttagtcacccggcgatccacaattgactgctggaaagctctagaccatgacgcctaaccgtctggaggatgcacagtcctcaaaggtaaaaggcttcagtcccacacaggaacaacttcttcagtgatgctcaatcactaggtttggtttgtggtttcggtgtatggggtatttcctcactgatgaattactctcgaagactctgagtaatttgggttgctcttatgacaagtgttagtttctaacggagcagccaaccagctaatggttgtgggggcggctatttatagcctaggagcatcccgacatgatttgacactaatgcccctaAATAATATGACAGTtgatgtggataagaccaatgatgtgacgTGGCTATCGaaccggtcggaaccctcaactgtgagagtcctcatgtcactcgtattcctcacttgaggattttggtaggattaggcttgggttgagcatcatgaggaaattcattccaaagtgtaacttcgaccccctttaacagtacggtgttcctattactcaaatgcgaagaaaataaaacagaaagagtaaatcttcatgcttaaaagtcttcaaaatgattttcttcaggacacgccgaattcctcaatttcagtatcttcatgaggaatatcaatttcatcacagattcttcgcgattcatttctttagctttagaccaatttcttcaaccgaagatatacatttttaggggtcgatattcatgaaatatctcaaactcctcagtgacttatagatcatgtgtacactcataaacacattagatacttaacctataagtcttcaaaccaccaaaatcactaaggggcactagatgcacttacaaaactGTCTGCATATATCCGGACTATGCGGTCCAGACCACAAAAGTCATCTAAAGCGGGCATGTATTGGTCCACTAAACAGTCCGGACGTGCATTCTTCTGTAAACCGGAGACAAACGTAAGCGGCTTTGTGGGCATCCACACCTTTCTCAAGCCCGTATCTAACCGCCTTGACCCACCAAAAAAACCGTATTTCTGTGCTTTCCATCGAACGGCTATGCCGCTTGCGCGTCACATTCATGCCGGTCGAGGCATGCAACGACCAACATTAATTTGGCGATTAGACTATGCATGAGGGCGGTGCTGATGGACATGACCTCTCGGATGTCGCCGCTTCAGTGTGGATGTCGCGTCCCTAGGAACCTACTCCTGTCGTTGCGCCTCATTGAAGCGGGTTGGCCACCTGGCCCCGGATATTTAAGCCTTGTGTTGGCGGCACACAGAGGTgcactccccctcccctcccctgtcTTCGTGCTTGAACCCCTCCTCATCTTTGATCCCAGCGACAACGATACCGAAGTCAAGGAGCTCCATGCCGGTAGGCGGAGTCGGTGCTAGCTCCTCGTCCTGTCGTTCTTGGCGCCGCCGTCGATGCTCTCCAAGCCCTTCGGCGTCCATGGCAGCCGATTCCTCAGGCaaggaggagatcgtcatcgCTTTCGGTGATGAGGAGGACCAGTAGTCGCACCACAACAGACGCCTCGACTCCTCAAGAAGACCGTTGTGATGGACGATTTTGTCCGTCAGATCGAGACAATGACGGTGTGGTCGCTCCATCACATGGACatataagtgttggaaatatgccctagaggcaataataaattagttattactatatttctttgttcatgataatcgtttattatccatgctataattgtattgaatgaaaacatagatacatgtgtggatacgtagacaaaacaatgtgtctagcaagcctctagttggctagccagttgatcaaggatagtcaaggttttctgactaggtgcaagtgttgtcacttgataactggatcacatcattaggagaatcatgtgatggactagacccaaactatgaatgtagcatattgatcgtgtcattttattgctattgttttctgcgtgtcaagtatttgttcctatgaccatgagatcatataactcactggcaccgaaggaataccttgtctgcatcaagcgtcgcaacgtaactgggtgactataaaggtgctctacacgtaactccgaaggtgtcctttgagttagtatggatcaagactgggatttgtcactcggtgtgacggagaggtatctcggggcccactcgataatacaacatcacacagaagccttgcaagcaatgtgactaagtgtaaatcacgggatcttgtattacggaacgagtaaagagacttgccggtaacgagattgaaataggtatgcggataccgatgatccaatctcgggcaaataacataccgaaggacaaagagaatgacatatgggattatatgaatccttgacactgaggttcaaccgataagatcttcggagaatatgtaggatccaatatgggtttccaggtcctgctattggatattgacctaggagcgcctcggatcatgtctacatagttctcgaacccgcagggtatgcacacttaaagttcgatgatgttttagtatagtttagttatatgtgtggttactaaatgttgttcggagtcccggatgagatcacggacatcacgagggttttcatattggtccggaaatgaagattgatatataggatggtttcatttggttaccgaaaagtttgggcaattccggtagtgtaccgggagtgacgaatgggttctgggtgttcatcgggaggggcccacccacctgggagtgagcccaaggccctagggtggcacaccaatgtaacagcccagatgtaatcctttccatatttggatcCTTCCCTATTTTGTGGAACCATCCTTGGGATGTTATAtaaagttatcatttcatgtggcttcatttcatgtcatcatcttgcatcatggcatcctttTTAATTGCATTGTGTTCCTTCTTCTGTTGCTAGGAGTTGATCCATCATGATAGTGATAGATTGCTTTGGGTGGTGTGATGTTCCGGTGTTTTCAAACAATGTTTCCAAACATGCTTTCAAACTACAATGCTTTTCAAACAATGCAAAGCCCTTCCCCTTTTGGTATTTTTAACTTGTGTGTTAAACTTTGTTGGAACccgttttaaaaatgttaaacctttagagatattacttgtggttgagggggtaACTCTCATTGTAATATTAGCCTTTAGGTCCATGGGGTTTTTATTAAAAACAACATTATAAATTCATGTTTCTTGTGTAATTTAGTTTGTCTAAAAATGTGGTttatatatttattaaatagggcataaatccctcatcccctatctatttttatttttctaaataaaCCCCTCTACTTGTCTTTGTGAATTTTTGGTTGTGGCTTTTAGTTTTTGTAAAAGGAAAACCCTTttgttttttcctgtttttaCCCAGGCGCCAGAGAAGCCCAGGTGGGTCGGCTTACTCCTTCTCCACCCGGGCCTCGCCTCCTTTCTTCGCTAGCGCGACCCCTTCCCCTTTCCTTCTTGTTTCCGACGTCATCCCCCTCCTCCATGCTTTCCGTCAGAgacagcgagagagagagagagacgcgcGACCGTGGCACGGACGCCAACACCATCAAAACCCTTGCATATTTAGCCCCCCTCGGCGTGTgtgacccctagggttccctctccccaTCGCCACCTCCTTTTCCCTCCTTCTTCCCCTCTGCAGGTAAGGTttcagagagagaggggagttcaGAGAaagtgtcgtcgtcgccgtcgtccctcCCCTCGTCGCCAGTGCGTCCCCGGCAAATCCAAGCGCGCAGGAAGGATGTTGGATCCTTCGTCGATCCATTCCCGACGCTAGGAGGATGGATCCCCTCCTCTGTCGgcccctcctcgccgtcgtcgtctcgAGCGGAGCTAGCGGAGTAGAGCGTCGTCGTCGCCTCaccgcttcttcctctccgtcgagCCGCTCCTCCCCTTCTCAGCGCCCAGGGTGAGCCATCGATGTCGCCTTCCCCTCTCCGCTTCCCCGTAGGATCGCCGTAGCGtaggtgtcgttgttgtcgtcgtc includes:
- the LOC123447788 gene encoding serpin-Z4; this translates as MATTLATDVRLSIAHQTRFALRLASAISSNPERAAGNVAFSPLSLHVALSLITAGAGGATRDQLVAILGDGGAGDAKELNALAEQVVQFVLANESSTGGPRIAFANGIFVDASLSLKPSFEELAVCQYKAKTQSVDFQHKTLEAVGQVNSWVEQVTTGLIKQILPPGSVDNTTKLVLGNALYFKGAWDQKFDESNTKCDSFHLLDGSSIQTQFMSSTKKQYISSSDNLKVLKLPYAKGHDKRQFSMYILLPGAQDGLWSLAKRLSTEPEFIENHIPKQTVEVGRFQLPKFKISYQFEASSLLRALGLQLPFSEEADLSEMVDSSQGLEISHVFHKSFVEVNEEGTEAGAATVAMGVAMSMPLKVDLVDFVANHPFLFLIREDIAGVVVFVGHVTNPLISA